A genomic region of Gemmatimonadales bacterium contains the following coding sequences:
- a CDS encoding serine hydrolase, producing the protein MRRRCAAVLFSVAVLGCSSAKPAPDQLTADPLARVIARGDSLALPGTWEAPPGDPLVHHTSGFAKTLCSAVFITGLDPADAAETVGYFTGPKAERVHVVDTVVDRASQTVRLRLASGVTRVAKRYGSQGCITHSLGADSIEFTPSVVRPNLPDAATTPWPMGDRIVSAPWPAELDSAKVAAALEAGFGPPDAMTLAFLVTHKGRIIAERYAAGIGPTTPLESWSMGKSLTGSLIAVLIQQGVYRLDQPAPIPEWQGEGDARKEIRIVDIMRMSSGIRLRAPQDPGYDPSLGYPDHLYLYTGPDAFAWASSRPQQWKPNTVGRYRNTDPALAGYLVRLAVEGRGENYHAFPQRQLFDKIGIRNAVMETDPKGNFLTQGYELVAARDWARLANLYLQDGVWNGERILPEGYAAHVRTVAPAWEADGRPVYGGGFFWVNGDGAQPLPRDAYSMQGAGGQYAYIVPSHDLVIVRLGKYKGAREGSQALGRAMTMLMEAVPVSGPAPAPR; encoded by the coding sequence ATGCGACGTCGTTGCGCAGCGGTACTGTTTTCGGTTGCGGTTCTCGGCTGTTCCTCCGCCAAGCCTGCCCCGGACCAGCTCACGGCGGATCCGCTGGCCCGAGTCATTGCCCGCGGCGACTCGTTGGCGTTGCCCGGTACCTGGGAGGCGCCTCCGGGCGATCCGCTGGTGCATCACACCTCCGGCTTTGCCAAGACGCTTTGCTCGGCCGTGTTCATCACGGGCTTGGATCCGGCCGACGCCGCTGAAACGGTCGGCTACTTCACGGGCCCCAAGGCCGAGCGGGTTCACGTTGTCGATACGGTGGTCGATCGCGCCAGCCAGACGGTGCGGCTCCGGCTGGCCTCCGGCGTGACCCGGGTGGCCAAGCGATACGGGAGTCAGGGCTGTATCACCCATTCGCTTGGTGCGGACTCGATCGAGTTCACGCCATCGGTGGTGCGGCCTAACCTGCCCGATGCAGCCACGACGCCGTGGCCGATGGGTGATCGCATCGTCTCCGCCCCCTGGCCGGCCGAGCTCGATTCTGCCAAGGTAGCAGCCGCGCTCGAGGCGGGGTTCGGCCCCCCCGATGCCATGACCCTGGCGTTTCTGGTGACGCACAAGGGCCGCATCATTGCCGAGCGTTACGCGGCCGGGATTGGCCCGACGACGCCGCTCGAGAGCTGGTCGATGGGCAAGAGCCTGACCGGCAGCCTGATTGCGGTGCTGATTCAGCAGGGCGTGTATCGACTCGATCAGCCCGCCCCGATTCCGGAGTGGCAGGGTGAGGGTGATGCGCGCAAGGAAATTCGGATCGTCGACATCATGCGGATGTCGAGTGGCATCCGCCTTCGTGCGCCGCAGGATCCCGGGTACGATCCGTCGCTCGGGTACCCCGACCATCTCTATCTCTATACCGGACCTGACGCCTTTGCCTGGGCTTCGAGCCGACCGCAGCAGTGGAAGCCGAACACGGTCGGACGGTACCGCAATACGGATCCCGCGCTGGCTGGCTATCTGGTCCGTCTGGCGGTCGAGGGGCGCGGCGAGAACTATCACGCCTTTCCGCAGCGACAGCTCTTCGACAAGATCGGTATTCGCAACGCCGTGATGGAAACCGACCCGAAGGGGAACTTCCTGACGCAGGGCTACGAGCTCGTCGCAGCGCGCGACTGGGCCCGGCTGGCGAACTTGTATCTCCAGGATGGCGTCTGGAACGGCGAGCGGATTCTTCCCGAGGGCTACGCTGCGCACGTGCGCACTGTTGCCCCGGCCTGGGAGGCCGATGGCCGACCGGTGTACGGCGGCGGTTTCTTTTGGGTCAACGGCGACGGTGCGCAGCCGCTGCCCAGAGACGCCTATTCGATGCAGGGCGCGGGAGGGCAGTACGCCTACATCGTGCCTTCGCACGATCTGGTGATCGTGCGCCTGGGTAAGTACAAAGGAGCCCGCGAGGGAAGCCAGGCTC
- the tdh gene encoding L-threonine 3-dehydrogenase, producing the protein MRAIVKTTRGVGMTLEDVPIPSYGPSDVLIKVHAAGVCGTDLHIWEWDRWASSRMHPPVTIGHEFAGEIAAIGDEAAKAGIFSVGQLVTAEGHIVCGVCLQCRTGAGHLCKATKIIGVDRDGAFADYISMPASNIVPLDGIPVETGASMDAVGNGVHTVFEGVEVPGATVLVIGCGPIGCFAAGVARAAGASLVIASDFNDVRLDLAKRMGAHLTLNPGRDDVDARILEATGGIGVDLVCEMSGHPAGHAQAFRSARLGGRVNILGTPSKSTEVDFAHEIIFRGLTVYGVTGRKMYGTWNTMARLIRSGQFDPRPVITHRFPLEQIADAIAVIKEGQAGKVILEIAS; encoded by the coding sequence ATGCGCGCCATCGTCAAAACAACTCGAGGGGTCGGTATGACCCTCGAAGACGTACCGATTCCCTCCTACGGCCCTTCCGACGTTCTCATCAAAGTCCACGCCGCCGGTGTCTGCGGCACCGACCTCCATATCTGGGAATGGGATCGCTGGGCCAGTAGCCGGATGCACCCGCCCGTCACCATCGGCCACGAGTTCGCGGGCGAGATTGCCGCTATCGGCGACGAGGCCGCCAAAGCCGGGATCTTCTCGGTAGGACAGCTCGTGACCGCCGAGGGTCATATCGTCTGCGGCGTTTGCCTCCAGTGCCGCACCGGTGCAGGCCATCTCTGCAAGGCAACCAAGATCATCGGGGTCGATCGGGATGGCGCCTTTGCAGACTACATCAGCATGCCGGCGAGCAACATCGTCCCCCTCGATGGCATCCCGGTCGAGACCGGCGCCAGCATGGATGCGGTCGGCAACGGCGTCCACACCGTCTTCGAGGGAGTCGAGGTGCCCGGAGCAACCGTGCTGGTCATTGGATGCGGACCAATCGGATGCTTTGCCGCGGGAGTGGCCCGCGCCGCCGGCGCGTCGCTCGTGATCGCGAGCGACTTCAATGACGTCCGGCTCGACCTGGCCAAGCGAATGGGCGCCCACCTGACGCTCAATCCCGGCCGCGACGATGTCGATGCCAGAATCCTCGAAGCAACCGGCGGCATCGGCGTCGATCTCGTCTGCGAGATGAGCGGCCACCCGGCCGGTCATGCCCAAGCCTTCCGCTCGGCCCGCCTCGGCGGCCGGGTCAACATCCTTGGCACGCCAAGCAAGAGCACCGAAGTCGACTTTGCGCACGAGATCATCTTCCGGGGGCTGACGGTCTACGGTGTGACGGGTCGCAAGATGTACGGTACCTGGAATACCATGGCGCGCCTGATCCGCAGCGGCCAGTTCGACCCGCGACCCGTGATTACCCATCGCTTCCCGCTCGAACAGATTGCCGACGCCATTGCCGTCATCAAAGAGGGTCAGGCCGGCAAAGTGATCTTGGAGATTGCCTCATGA
- a CDS encoding glycine C-acetyltransferase: protein MTNLLDQRLGAQLEQFRRDGIYKRLNYLDSPQAARVVMEGRGEVIILSSNNYLGLCNEPAVVEAGKAAFDKFGAGSASVRFICGTLTIHRELETALARLVGTPSSLSFMSCWNANEAFPGTLLTEDDLVLSDQLNHASIIDGLRLAKAITKCQTGVYNHNDMADLDAKLSAAKDRKVKMVVTDGVFSMEGSIVNLPDLLTVCRKHGAIVVMDDSHSTGVLGKTGRGTAEHFGLVGEVDIITTTLGKALSGGAGGFVAGSHEVTDYLIQRARPQLFTNALPAPVAAAGLAAIEHLEAHPELATRLQDNSRYFRSALQDLGFEPLDGETPIIPVIIGETAAAIRMSELLLDEGVFVTGFGYPVVPQGTARVRCQISAAHTQEDLDEALRAFSKVGKRLNLI, encoded by the coding sequence ATGACCAACCTGCTGGATCAACGACTCGGTGCCCAGCTCGAGCAGTTCCGCCGAGACGGCATCTACAAGCGGCTCAACTACCTGGACAGCCCTCAGGCCGCCCGGGTCGTCATGGAAGGCCGAGGCGAGGTCATCATTCTCTCGTCGAACAACTATCTCGGACTCTGCAACGAGCCCGCAGTGGTTGAAGCAGGCAAGGCCGCGTTCGACAAGTTCGGCGCCGGCTCCGCCTCGGTCCGTTTCATTTGCGGCACGCTGACCATCCACCGCGAGCTCGAGACTGCGCTCGCTCGCCTGGTAGGCACGCCGTCGTCGCTCTCGTTCATGAGCTGCTGGAACGCGAACGAGGCCTTTCCCGGCACCTTGCTGACCGAAGACGACCTGGTCCTGAGCGACCAGCTCAACCATGCGTCGATCATCGACGGGCTCCGGCTCGCCAAAGCGATCACCAAGTGCCAGACCGGGGTGTACAATCACAACGACATGGCCGACCTCGATGCCAAGCTATCGGCAGCCAAGGATCGCAAGGTCAAGATGGTGGTGACCGACGGTGTCTTCTCGATGGAAGGCAGCATCGTCAACCTCCCGGACCTGCTCACCGTCTGCCGCAAGCACGGCGCGATCGTAGTGATGGACGACAGTCACTCGACCGGCGTTCTGGGCAAAACCGGTCGCGGTACCGCCGAGCATTTCGGCCTGGTCGGTGAGGTCGACATCATCACTACCACGCTGGGCAAGGCGCTCTCGGGCGGTGCGGGCGGATTCGTGGCCGGGTCTCATGAGGTGACCGACTACCTGATCCAGCGGGCCCGACCGCAGCTCTTCACCAACGCGTTGCCGGCCCCGGTTGCGGCGGCCGGCCTCGCTGCGATCGAGCACCTCGAGGCCCACCCAGAGCTGGCCACCCGCCTGCAGGACAACTCCCGCTACTTCCGGAGCGCGCTCCAGGACCTTGGCTTCGAGCCGCTCGACGGCGAGACCCCGATCATCCCCGTCATCATCGGAGAGACAGCGGCCGCGATCCGGATGAGCGAGTTGCTCCTCGATGAGGGCGTCTTCGTAACCGGGTTCGGCTACCCGGTGGTCCCCCAGGGAACGGCCCGGGTCCGCTGCCAGATTTCGGCCGCCCATACCCAGGAGGACCTGGACGAGGCTCTCAGGGCCTTTTCCAAGGTCGGCAAGCGGCTCAACCTGATCTGA
- a CDS encoding class I SAM-dependent rRNA methyltransferase: MSNEIRVSQRGALRWARQHPWIFASDVIREEGPPGIVVVSDQRGKRLGIALYSPRSEIRLRLLDRRADATIDADWWTARIRDAHQRRSGIDATAYRVVHGEGDGLPSLIIDRYDRWIAAQLLSAGLETCRADILTAIDRVLNPAGILLRNDAPVRRHEGLAEEIEVAAGEVPEEVEVREGPIGYLVPLRTGQKTGAFLDQRSNRMRAAAAMPDGGTGLDCFSYHGSFALHLARRASRVVALDVSGEALARGRRNAELNGFGNLEWREADVFDALREMDRARERFDVVVVDPPAFAKSKASIPKALRGYKDINLHAMRLVRPGGTLISASCSFHVRWPDFLTMVGDAAADSGRRVTMLDHLPQPVDHPEIVTVPETGYLKGVVLRID, from the coding sequence ATGTCGAACGAAATTCGCGTCAGCCAGCGCGGCGCGCTTCGCTGGGCCCGCCAGCATCCCTGGATCTTTGCCAGCGATGTGATCCGGGAAGAAGGCCCTCCCGGCATCGTCGTCGTCTCCGATCAGCGCGGCAAGCGGCTCGGCATTGCGCTCTACTCTCCCCGATCGGAGATTCGCCTGCGCCTGCTCGACCGCCGCGCCGATGCGACGATCGACGCTGACTGGTGGACCGCCCGCATCCGCGATGCGCACCAGCGGCGAAGCGGTATCGATGCTACGGCTTACCGCGTCGTCCACGGCGAGGGTGACGGCCTCCCGTCCTTGATCATCGACCGCTACGACCGTTGGATCGCCGCCCAGCTGCTGAGCGCCGGCCTCGAAACCTGCCGCGCGGACATCCTGACCGCGATCGACCGAGTCCTCAACCCAGCTGGCATTCTGCTCCGTAACGACGCCCCCGTCCGGCGACACGAGGGACTGGCCGAAGAGATCGAGGTTGCCGCGGGCGAGGTGCCCGAAGAGGTTGAGGTCCGCGAAGGGCCGATTGGTTACCTGGTCCCGCTTCGAACCGGTCAGAAAACCGGGGCATTCCTCGATCAGCGGAGCAATCGGATGCGGGCCGCGGCCGCGATGCCCGATGGCGGCACCGGCCTCGATTGCTTCAGCTATCACGGATCCTTCGCGCTGCACCTTGCCCGCCGAGCGAGCCGGGTGGTTGCCCTCGACGTGAGTGGCGAAGCGCTGGCGCGGGGGCGACGCAACGCTGAGTTGAACGGCTTTGGCAATCTCGAGTGGCGCGAAGCGGATGTCTTCGACGCGCTGCGTGAAATGGACCGAGCCCGAGAGCGCTTCGACGTTGTCGTGGTCGACCCCCCCGCCTTCGCCAAATCGAAGGCGTCGATTCCCAAGGCCCTGCGCGGCTACAAAGACATCAACCTGCATGCGATGCGGCTGGTCCGACCGGGGGGCACGCTGATATCCGCATCCTGCTCCTTTCATGTCCGCTGGCCGGACTTCCTGACCATGGTCGGTGACGCGGCGGCCGACAGCGGGCGCCGGGTTACCATGCTGGACCACCTGCCCCAGCCGGTCGATCACCCCGAGATCGTCACTGTTCCCGAGACGGGGTATCTCAAGGGCGTGGTGCTGCGGATCGACTGA
- a CDS encoding NYN domain-containing protein → MTVPHNRSRRLAPPTPQGTPYTAPHAALLIDFDNVTMGIRSDLTKELKTLLNSEIIRGKVTVQRAYADWRRYSQYVMPLTERSIDMIWATAVGATKKNATDIRLAIDAIELVFTRPEIGTFIVLSGDSDFSSLVLKLKEYGKYVIGIGIRESASDLLIQNCDEYYSYSELAGLHREVDAPNVQRDPWELVREAVAQMVRQDDVLRSDRLKQVMQQLDPNFDERNAGFSRFSKFVTEAATRGLITVNKLENGQYEVGLGEGRAAAPVAEPAAEREGERRGRGRGRGRDRDRRDQGQDKDKEKDKERGRRSEPQPTAQQANGRKPSAAPDAPVGPPDGQLSLGAAFHLLTKALGELPTPAQHDLVRARMAALHGREDPLLEQERFIRFLRQANDAEFAEVKRSGDDAFEVSLTRSGRARLGSATSPASATVPAAPPAAESAGQKPTGERPAADPSASEDGAGVRTSMVRFRRGSRMPVRPPAISLIGAVESEADAASATPAAAPLVDTPAEPAAEPAVAAGTKKAPAKRGGRGRTAKAAKSAKSANPSKSAGTAKADVAAKAASPAPTPADQAAPDAKPAAKSRPRRSRGRTAKKPG, encoded by the coding sequence GTGACAGTCCCACACAACCGGTCGCGCCGCCTGGCGCCGCCGACCCCGCAGGGTACGCCGTACACGGCACCCCACGCCGCCCTCCTGATCGACTTCGACAACGTGACCATGGGGATCCGCTCCGACCTGACCAAGGAGCTGAAGACCCTCCTCAACAGCGAGATCATCCGAGGCAAGGTTACCGTCCAGCGCGCCTACGCCGATTGGCGCCGCTACTCCCAGTACGTCATGCCGCTCACGGAGCGGTCGATCGACATGATCTGGGCCACCGCCGTCGGCGCGACGAAAAAGAACGCCACCGATATCCGGTTGGCGATCGACGCGATCGAGCTCGTGTTCACACGCCCCGAGATCGGCACCTTCATCGTACTCTCGGGCGACAGCGATTTCTCGTCGCTGGTGCTCAAGCTCAAGGAGTACGGCAAGTATGTGATCGGGATCGGCATCCGCGAGTCGGCCAGCGACCTGCTGATCCAGAACTGCGACGAGTACTACTCGTACAGCGAGCTCGCCGGTCTGCATCGAGAGGTCGACGCGCCAAACGTGCAGCGCGACCCGTGGGAACTGGTGCGCGAAGCGGTGGCGCAGATGGTCCGCCAGGACGACGTGCTCCGCTCCGATCGGCTCAAGCAGGTGATGCAGCAGCTCGATCCCAACTTCGACGAGCGGAACGCCGGCTTCAGCCGGTTCAGCAAGTTCGTCACCGAAGCGGCCACGCGTGGCCTGATTACGGTGAACAAGCTGGAGAACGGCCAGTATGAGGTCGGTCTGGGCGAGGGGCGCGCCGCCGCTCCGGTTGCGGAGCCAGCGGCCGAGCGAGAAGGTGAGCGCCGCGGCCGCGGCCGGGGACGCGGTCGGGACCGCGATCGACGCGACCAAGGCCAGGACAAGGACAAGGAGAAGGATAAGGAGCGAGGTAGACGAAGCGAGCCGCAGCCGACGGCCCAGCAGGCTAACGGGCGGAAGCCTTCGGCGGCTCCCGATGCACCGGTTGGCCCGCCCGACGGCCAGTTGTCCCTCGGTGCAGCGTTCCACCTGCTCACCAAGGCGCTCGGTGAGTTGCCGACGCCGGCCCAGCACGACCTGGTGCGCGCCCGGATGGCAGCGCTCCACGGGCGCGAGGACCCGCTGTTGGAGCAGGAGCGATTCATCCGCTTCCTGCGCCAGGCCAATGACGCGGAGTTCGCTGAGGTGAAGCGCTCGGGCGACGACGCCTTCGAGGTTTCCCTGACGCGCTCAGGTCGTGCCCGGCTTGGCTCGGCCACGTCTCCGGCATCTGCCACTGTTCCTGCAGCACCGCCTGCAGCCGAGTCGGCCGGACAGAAGCCGACCGGGGAGCGGCCGGCCGCCGATCCGTCCGCGAGCGAGGACGGGGCCGGCGTGCGAACATCGATGGTTCGGTTCCGCCGCGGCTCACGCATGCCGGTCCGTCCGCCTGCGATTTCGCTGATCGGTGCGGTGGAGAGCGAAGCCGACGCGGCATCGGCGACCCCGGCTGCCGCCCCCCTGGTTGACACGCCCGCTGAGCCAGCTGCGGAGCCGGCAGTAGCGGCGGGAACAAAGAAGGCGCCTGCCAAGCGTGGTGGCCGCGGTCGCACGGCCAAAGCAGCCAAGTCTGCCAAATCAGCCAATCCATCGAAGTCGGCAGGTACGGCCAAGGCGGACGTCGCGGCGAAGGCGGCCAGCCCGGCGCCAACACCTGCGGACCAGGCAGCTCCTGATGCCAAGCCGGCAGCGAAGTCTCGGCCTCGTCGCAGCCGCGGACGAACGGCCAAGAAGCCCGGCTGA
- a CDS encoding DNA-3-methyladenine glycosylase, translated as MSIPLPDSFFIRDAALVARELLGAELVTEVDRHVVRAVITETEAYLGLDDPASHAYRGRRHAGNEGIYSPPGHWYVYRSYGIHWCANLVTGAPASGAAVLLRSVRIVEGLEGASRRRGAVAARQLSNGPGKLCQALGIDRTLDGQLMRTSGARIYPARTLVTEVQVTPRIGITRAADWPLRFVAGRGA; from the coding sequence TTGAGCATCCCGCTCCCCGACAGCTTCTTCATTCGAGATGCCGCCCTGGTGGCTCGCGAGCTCCTGGGCGCCGAACTCGTGACGGAAGTTGACCGCCACGTCGTTCGCGCCGTCATTACCGAGACCGAGGCCTACCTCGGCCTGGACGATCCCGCCTCACACGCATACCGCGGACGCCGCCACGCCGGGAACGAAGGGATCTACTCACCTCCCGGCCATTGGTACGTCTATCGGAGCTACGGAATTCATTGGTGCGCCAACCTGGTGACGGGAGCGCCGGCGAGCGGAGCGGCGGTGCTGCTGCGCTCGGTGCGAATCGTCGAGGGGCTCGAGGGCGCCTCACGACGCCGGGGCGCGGTTGCTGCAAGGCAGCTGAGCAACGGCCCCGGCAAGCTCTGTCAGGCGCTCGGCATCGATCGCACGCTCGATGGCCAGTTGATGCGTACGTCTGGTGCCCGGATCTACCCGGCCCGCACGCTGGTGACGGAGGTGCAGGTGACGCCCCGAATCGGGATTACCCGCGCCGCGGACTGGCCCCTTCGGTTCGTGGCGGGGCGGGGTGCCTAA
- a CDS encoding lamin tail domain-containing protein gives MNAHHRVRFARHAVLALATISVAACQDLIPTDPPPPPPSLATIGVTLPVSSLALGETASASASGVDQKGNPYPLDGVTWSSSAPTIASVSATGMVTGVAPGTANIVASSAGKSGQRTVTVSTPPAIVINEVESNGGTPGDWIELFNPTGAAIDLSGWIVRDNDDTRRAVIPANTIVAAGGYYIVEEALLGFGLGASDAVRLYNPFEVLITSYVWTAHAATTYGRCPNGTGEFTTTTSSTKGAANDCSIAVRINEIESSGGTPGDWVELINAGPRVADLSGYIVRDNDDSHTYTIPAGTTLAPGAFLIIEEAALNYGLGGADAVRLFSPSGALVDSYSWTTHAPVTYGRCPDGTGAFAATTASTKGSANVCGASSGPTANPWPGSNTVTVADSPNTFNGNLSGLVYESTTSGPVLWAARNGPGAIFRLVWNGTIWRPDSTNGWGAGKAVRYPDGTGDPDAEGITIGAAGSADGLYIATERNNQTSSVSRNTILRFDAQQAGATLTATHAWDLTADLPAVGPNLGLEAITWVPDSFLVNRGFFDEAAGRTYNPADYPNHGTGLFFVGIEANGGIYAYALDHATGGFTRVATIVSGFVGVMDLSFDRELGYLWAVCDDGCQGRTATLEIDGQAGSASLGRFVVTHRFERPSTMPNLNNEGFGIAAQAACVAGQKPVFWADDSETGGHAIRAASLPCARFP, from the coding sequence GTGAACGCTCACCACCGTGTTCGCTTCGCGCGTCACGCCGTCCTGGCCCTGGCGACCATCAGCGTCGCCGCCTGCCAGGACCTGATCCCAACCGATCCGCCACCGCCGCCCCCGTCCCTCGCGACCATCGGCGTCACGCTGCCCGTGTCCTCCCTCGCCCTCGGCGAGACGGCCAGCGCCAGCGCAAGCGGCGTCGACCAGAAAGGGAATCCCTATCCGCTCGACGGCGTGACCTGGTCCTCGTCGGCGCCCACAATCGCCAGCGTGAGTGCGACCGGCATGGTGACGGGTGTAGCGCCCGGTACGGCCAACATCGTGGCAAGCTCAGCCGGCAAATCGGGCCAGCGAACCGTTACGGTCTCGACACCCCCGGCCATCGTGATCAACGAAGTCGAATCGAACGGCGGCACTCCGGGCGACTGGATCGAACTCTTCAACCCGACCGGCGCCGCGATCGACCTCTCGGGCTGGATCGTTCGCGACAACGACGATACCCGCCGAGCCGTGATTCCCGCCAACACGATCGTTGCAGCCGGCGGATACTACATCGTCGAAGAGGCACTGCTCGGCTTCGGTCTGGGGGCCTCCGATGCGGTCCGACTGTACAACCCATTCGAGGTACTGATCACGTCCTATGTGTGGACCGCACATGCGGCCACCACCTACGGCCGCTGCCCCAACGGCACCGGCGAGTTCACCACCACGACGAGTTCCACCAAGGGCGCAGCCAACGACTGCAGCATCGCCGTGCGTATCAACGAGATCGAATCCAGCGGCGGCACTCCGGGCGACTGGGTCGAGCTGATCAACGCAGGTCCAAGGGTTGCAGACCTGTCGGGCTACATCGTCCGCGACAACGACGACAGCCACACCTACACGATCCCGGCGGGAACCACCCTTGCGCCAGGCGCGTTTCTCATAATCGAGGAAGCCGCCCTCAACTACGGCCTGGGCGGTGCCGACGCGGTGCGCCTCTTCTCACCAAGCGGAGCACTGGTCGATTCGTACAGCTGGACCACCCACGCGCCGGTCACCTACGGTCGCTGCCCGGACGGCACCGGCGCATTCGCGGCAACCACCGCGTCGACGAAAGGCTCAGCCAACGTCTGCGGCGCCAGCTCCGGCCCAACCGCCAATCCGTGGCCCGGATCAAACACCGTGACGGTCGCTGACAGCCCCAACACGTTCAACGGAAATCTGAGCGGGCTGGTCTACGAGTCGACCACCAGCGGTCCCGTTCTCTGGGCGGCACGCAATGGTCCGGGCGCCATCTTCCGGCTGGTCTGGAACGGCACGATCTGGAGGCCCGACTCCACCAACGGCTGGGGTGCAGGCAAAGCAGTCCGCTACCCCGACGGCACCGGCGATCCCGACGCCGAGGGCATCACCATCGGCGCAGCCGGCTCGGCAGACGGGCTCTACATTGCAACCGAGCGGAACAACCAGACCAGTTCGGTGAGCCGGAACACGATCCTCCGTTTCGATGCCCAACAGGCCGGCGCCACCCTGACAGCTACGCACGCCTGGGACCTGACTGCCGATCTGCCGGCTGTGGGACCCAATCTGGGGCTCGAAGCCATTACCTGGGTTCCGGACTCGTTCCTGGTCAACCGCGGTTTCTTCGACGAAGCCGCCGGCCGCACTTACAACCCGGCCGACTACCCCAATCACGGCACCGGACTCTTCTTTGTCGGGATCGAGGCCAACGGCGGGATCTACGCCTACGCGCTCGATCACGCCACCGGCGGGTTTACCCGCGTCGCGACCATCGTCAGCGGCTTCGTCGGGGTGATGGACCTGAGCTTCGACCGCGAACTGGGCTACCTCTGGGCCGTCTGCGACGACGGCTGCCAGGGTCGCACCGCGACACTCGAGATCGACGGCCAGGCGGGATCGGCCTCGCTCGGTCGCTTCGTGGTGACGCACCGCTTCGAGCGGCCGAGCACCATGCCGAACCTGAACAACGAAGGGTTCGGCATCGCGGCGCAGGCCGCCTGCGTGGCCGGGCAGAAGCCGGTCTTCTGGGCCGACGACTCGGAGACCGGCGGCCATGCGATTCGTGCGGCATCCCTGCCGTGCGCCCGCTTCCCCTGA